TTCTATACCGGGTTAGCACTATGTATGCACTTTGTCCTTAGCAATTAAAGAACATACACTTAGTTTTAGTTGAATGGAGACATTTGTTTCTATTCCAGGTTAGCAGTATGTATGCACTTTGTTCGATAGCAATTAAAGAACTTACACTTTGTTCGATAGCAATTCAGGTAGGTTTTTTTGCCCCTGggtgatttttttttaaatcgtCAAAGGAGTTCATTCATCGTGTCACCCTCGACTCTGCTGTTGTGTCCATCTTAAACTTTTGGATGGCCATCGTTTCAGCATGACTAATTAAAGATCACTTTCCAACGTTTTCTTCTATTTATCCAATTAGCATTGCACGCAAACTTGACTTCAGTCATTGTTATTGGTCGTTAGTTTTACCAGTGTCATGGTTCCTCGGTAAAAAAAATGTTTCTTTCGAACTGACTTCAGCTTAGCAGCGCTTTAATTTGGATTTACACCGTAGCCAGAAACCAGCAGTGCAGTCGAATTTGGTCCTGTATTTTGTAAACGAGATGCTTGATCACTATTAACACGAAAGATATATTGAGGAACTATGCATTAGTGGTACATATATTTGTATTTCGGTGTGCTTGTCAGATTCCAAATCAGGTTCATTTTGTACCTGTACAAGACTGACTGGATCTGTTTAATGAAATTATCCCCTTTCCTGTGCCAGCCTTTGGTTCTTCCTTTTTGTGGTTATAATGCTGTTGATAGGTGCATAAATATGCATTGAAGTTGTGATAATTTTGTTGGAGTTGTGGAGCAACTTTTCTGTATTCATCTATCTTAACTCTACTGCTAATAATTTCTGCAGGACATCCTGGCTAATTGATAGCCAAAGAATTGCTTCGAAAATAAAAAACGTTTCTGGGTCACGGGATCTCAGTAAACAAAAATGGTTGAGCAACCCAACTAAGGAGTGCCCGAATTGCAGCCACAGCATTGATAACAGTGATGTAAGAGTTGTGCCTTTGCATTTCTATTATGCAAAATTGAACTAGCTGTGGTGCATGTGTATATCATTAGCATTTTGTTGTTGGTATGTTTGAATGGCTGATTCATGCTTATTTTAAAGGGCCATTTGCATTTCAGCCCCTAACTCGAACCACCTACTCAGATTTACCTGTAAAAAAATCATGTGTTCAAATTTGTCCCTCTTCCGTTAAGTGCGGTTATAGAAATGCCCTTCCGTACATTTTCCGTCCAGTCAAATGCCTTTAACGGTCAAACGCCTTTGACTGGACGGAAAATGTAAGGAAGGGCATTTTTATAAGCGCACTTAACGGAAaaggggcaaatttgagcacaTGATTTTTTTAGGGGTAAATCTGAGAGTGGGCGCAAATTAGGGGCATAAATGTAAATATCCCTATTTTAAATAGAGGATTTAGAGAAAAAACTATATAGTTAATGTTTGAGCGATTACTGTTATCTTTATCCAGCCTTCTGCTCATTGGTCTATGTTAATAAGGCAATCACTTCTTCGTAAAGCTGGAACAGATTCTGTTATAATTCTGTGACTTTGTGATTCTCATGTTCCAGATCAAGTGTTGTGTGAATATATTGTTTCTAAAGTTTTTGAGTTTTCTCACTTTGAGACTTGGATTAGTATTGTTAATTATTAATGCCCAGTAAGGTACTAAGATGTAATGTAAACTGCAACCCTCTGATGAATTAAGGTTTCTCTACAGGTTGTTCACCAGTGGCCTGGTTTGCCAAAGGGTGTAAAGTTTGATCCGTCTGACCAGGAATTGCTTGGGCATTTGCTGGCAAAACATGACAGAGCAGGTTCTCAACCTCACCCATTCATCGATGAATTTATTCCAACAGTTGAGGAAGCTGATGGTATCTGTTACACTCATCCACAGAAACTTCCAGGTTCCCCTCAGTTTAAATCTTTGAAGTACCCAGATATCTTCCTGTGTTTGCTATCTGGTCTTTTCCAGTCAAACCCAAGGCCCAGCATTTCTACTAAATCTAGCAGTATTTTCGGTGTTGGCAATCACTTTTTTTTCATTCAATATATTACCTTTACACATATGTCACTCAGGAACATTCTACAAATCTGCTATGACGTCTTGCATCTCTAGACTGGTTCAGTTCAGGTCCTTTTTTTTCAAACGGGGACTTCACTTTCTTTATAAAGCACCTTTTTTTATAGCTTTGGCAATAGAAGTGTGCTTTTGAGAAATTTAATCTGTTTTCTCTGCTCTGCTTTGTTGCTTTGCATTACTGTTGAATTGACTTCATCCTTTTCAGGCGTTAAGCAAGATGGAAGTGTATCACACTTCTTCCACAGAACATTTAAAGCATATAACACTGGGACTAGGAAGCGTCGAAAGATCAACACTAGTGATCTTGCCGATGTTCGCTGGCACAAGACAGGCAAGACAAAGCCAGTAATGGTTGATGGACAGCACCTTGGCTGTAAGAAAATAATGGTGCTATATATGAGTACTGTGAAGGGTGGGAAGCCCAAGAAGACTAACTGGGTGATGCATCAATATCATCTAGGCACTGGGGAAGATGAGCAGAATGGGGAATATGTTGTCTCCAAATTATTTTTCCAGCAACAGAATGGGCAAAAGAGTGCATTAGAGCTAACCAACACAGATGTGATGGAAACTACAGTTGCTGAAGCAGATCTTACTGACCTCCCTGAACCAACCGCGGAAGAAGAAGATGAACGTATTAGTAGTATTAGTAACCAAGAGTTTCTTCTTAATAATGAATATAATGCTGACGAGGAAGCCCTTCATAGCCATGAACATAATACTTATCAGGTAGTTGCCTATTCATATCGCTGTATTTCTATGCATTATACGTTCTAGTCAAGTTGAGTTAGCAAACAAAACATAAGAAGTGTTTAAGGTAACTGAATAATGAAGTCGGTAACTGATATGCAGGAAAACGGAGATTGTGAAATAAAAATGGAAGAAAAAGCTGCTGATGAAAATGCCGTCTATCCATCCTCTGAAAAACCCGAGGATGGAGATAATCCACCATCACAAGATCCAAACTTGTGGGAAGGTGATTCCCAGTTTCTGTTAGATTCTCAGCAACTAGCAGAAAACTTGGCCATTTGTGATGAGTTCCTGCAGAGTCAGACCTCATGCGGCGATGGAGATGAACCAGGTTCGATCAAGCCTCGCCTGGCAGTTTATGCCCAATTGCCAGTAGAGGACTTGAAGAAAGATCTGCAAGAATACAAGGACTTGGGCCCTTCAGACAATGCAAATCTTGAGCCTGAAAACAATGCTGAACTTCGATTGAGCCAACTCGTAAGATTTTGATACCTTGGACCCTCATGCAGTTTGTTGACATGTTCAGTTTTCCCTTTCCACCCTGGGTTTGCTAATCCGTGCCTTACTTGCAGGAATTTTCACAGGACAGCTATACGATTGGAATTTTCACAGGGCAGGCGGCTGATTGACGTCGTCTCTCCTTGAATGCATTGCCAGCACCCTGCGCATGAAGAAACATCTGAAACCCCTTTTTGCGAGACAATATTAGAGCAATGTGCTGCAAGCATCACCAACTGTGGTTTTCAGCTATGTGGTGATGTGGCTATTTTGTAACCTGCCAGCTTAAGACGTTGGCACTGTATATGAGTCGGGGTTGTTTATGCACTGATGAGTTGCTCTCAGGCATACGAACTGTTAAATTATGAAGAAGGCCAGAAGGTGTGATGCTGTGCGCTGGTTACTGTTCAGTCCTAGAACTAGCTATGTCTGGCAGCATGCGCTTGTAAATTGTAAGGATTAGCTGCCTCATTTTGGGAATCTTGAATGAAATGCTAAATGATTAGCTGATGTACTGATGAGTTTTTTCTTCAGTTGCAATTATAAATCCTGAATTTGAGTTGTCTAATGATGTTGCATTGACAACGTTGGCCGTCATGGTACCACCTATTAAATGTAAAAGATCACTTTCATGTGTGGACTAATACCTTGGTGAAGTTGGGGTGAGAATTTCGTGCAAGATTGATCTTGTGATAATCACATGACAGAGATGGAAAACCAACCCCAACTTTTTCAACTCCCTTTCAATGTCTGGTATATATCTCTATGAGTCGGTATATCGTTTCGAATGGATTTTAACTGGCAGGACTTGACTCACTTGACAGACATGTTGGGTAGGTCCGAGTGGGTTGGATTTAGGATCTGTTTGGAATGGGGGAATAGAACACCACGGAGATACGTAGAAAATAAGATAAGCGACTTCACATGTGGTGTGTCAAGCTAAAATCCTTACACAATATTTAATGCAGAAGAGAAGTTGTTTGATTGTGACGATTGATGCTTCACAAATTATTCAGTTTTCTGATCTTGGTAATAACGGTTGCATGCATTGTTCGATGCAAGAGCCGAGAGCTTTTCTTCATTTGGAAAACATGACGTATTACATTACTTCAACCACAACAAAAAAAACTAAGGGCAAAGTGGACGGCTGGACGCTACATGTTGGACTGATGCCCCTAGCTGCCACGTCGGCTCAGTCGGTACAACTTATGTAAAACACCCACATCTTTTAATCGGACACCCGGGAACAAACGTATGGTTGTCTAATTATTAACGGCATCAACGTCACTGCGTATGTACAAGCCGACACGATTAATCATTTTTCGACGTGCTGATCCGTCCGAGTACCAGTGTTCATCACGTTGCTAAACCCAGCAGTGACGCTTACTCTGCAATAGATATATTGCTGACGTCGGTAGTTTCCTTTTGAGAAACTCTACTGTCTATGTTCCcgcacaaaaaaaagaaaaaaaactctGCTGTCTGTGGTTTGGTATGTGCAGATTTGCAGTTTTGATCGGTTCTCGTCGCGCATACGTGCAGGCAAACGACAACACGAATACTTTTTTTTTCGAGGGATGACAACACGAATACTTGGGTGGGGCCAGACCAGCCAGGCCCACGCCTAGCGGCCCATGGCGGTGCACGTCACAAGACTAGAAAAAGGAGCGGCCCGACCGTGTAGCGCGGAGCCGGCGGCTACCGTTGCGAGTGCGACGCGGAATACTTCGCCCGCACGGTATAGAAAAAGGGCCACCTCAGATCCTATCCCTTTGCGCCGAAAAGGCTTGGCGCCCTGCGAGCACAGTGCTTTTTGTATTGTTTGTCTTGGCGCCCGCGGAGTAGATATTTTTTTTTCTGGATGGAACACTTGTATTACTCAGTCACAATGTCATTGCAATCAGCCCTTGAAATAGACTGCATTTGGAGGGCCACAGCCAGTCCAAGGTCATAGTTCTACTTTCCAATCAAGCAAAGCTAGCTATCCCGCTGTTCTAAGAACGGCTCATATGAGTAATACAAGAATAATGAAGAGACACAAGATGCTTGATTTCCTTCATGATCAATGAGTAGATAGATCGGTTCAGCTCCTGTGTTTGTAGCATGTTGACTATAAAAAGAGAGTCCCACTCAATTACGTTGCCAGGCGTATAATATAAATTTTTAAGCTGATTGTTAGCAAAATCAGCTTTACTGATTATTTATGAATAACCAATTTATAAGAAAGCATGTTTGAATGTGGAAAGTGTAAAATAGATATATCAACTTGGTACCTGCAACCCTATCTCTGTTGTGACCCTCTATCTCACACGATTAGTCTTTTTCTGAGTTGGCGAAATTGTGCACGCTCCAGCCTCGGTTTCCAACGGTACTGCTCGCCTTCCGTCGGGCCGACCTCGAGAACTTTGCACGCGGACGATGATGGGGCACTTCCCATGGACACATGGGGCTTATGGCGGAGCCGCCACAGACGAGCAGAGGGATCGGCACGGGTTGGCGTATGTGCAGAGGTTCATCTCAAGGCCGAGGAAGAACCTGAAGATGATGCGCTTGCGGTAGATGGTGTCGACCAGAGCATTGTCGGCGTCCTCCAACCACGTGTCCTCCCCAGCGGTAGGGCCTCGCCGCCGCCAACTACATATGAGTACAAGACCGCGGTGCATACGATGCACAATACGCCGACGCGTTTAAGTCGAGCGTGACATATGCTAAACGAGTTTATACAAAACCAACCAATATTCTTTTTTCCAAAATCTGTCTTTTCTGATTTTtatgaaaacaaaaaatttcttaTCTTGATTGGTTAGGCTAACCAAAAAACATGGTTATCCCCTTAAACATGATTAGAGGAAACTATTCTAGTAAATTCTACCTATCCAAAACAAGCAGTTTTTCCCCCAAACTGTAAGCCCCTTCTCATTAACATTACTAATAGTATAACAAGGTACCTAACAATCCCATGATACACAGATAACAACTTAGCATTAACACAAACATCACAACATGTGTCCACATCATCCACGCGCATCCATCTTCGCTGACCAGAGTATACTGTGTTGCAACCAGCAAGGAGATGCAGCCGAGCACCCTATCCGTGTAGAGGCGGCGTCTAGCCGTGAGTGAAGCATGGAATTGCACGGGAACAGAATCCTTCGGCGAAGGGAGAGTACTTTGCCCATGGAGCATCGACATCCCAAAATGCCGAAGAAATGCAATGAGTGAGACAACTGACTTTGCCACTACTAAGGGATTTGTTGGCAAGGCAAAAAGTTGAGGTAAAAGGCTTAGCATTGAATGCAAGATGAATCAACTACGTCGCATTTCTTATGATTTATACATGGTGCTAGTTGAGAATAAATCTAACAAAAAACACAAAGATGTGGGTCAAAGATATATGAATGGAGAAAACAAGATATGCGCATATGTTGTCAGAATCTAAGCTGCCAATTAATTAGACCAATAATATGACGCAGAACAAAAATTAGAGCAATACTATATAAGCTATGTGACTTAAAATTATACCATTAAAACCCATTTTCAAATAGGATTTTGATGGTATAACTTGTGTGGCACATAACCTACATTTTTGTTGGTTAAATTGACAGGTAAAGTTTGATATCATAATACGTGCACGTCTTGCTCATTGGAACGACCGTTATGCTTCATTAACACTAAGATGTTGATGGTTATGGGCTTGTTGCTGATTTGCTTGGCAAGTTGGTAGAGTGGGAAGTTACTAGGCAATCAACCCTAACATTGAAGTTTTAGACACGGTTATGTGTTGGAAAAGTCCATCTTCCTCGACCATCCTGGTGAACCATGGAATTAAGTTATTCACTAAATAAAATGTCTTCTTTTCTATTCTGTTCAGCAAAGGGAGTTAACTTATCAATGTACGCAAGAGGCTACAATGTTCAGAACAATATATAATTGTACTCCCTTCTTCCCAAAATGTAAGGCACCTTTACTTTGTAGGGTCCTTAATGCATAACTTTGACCATTAATACATATAAAAATGCATGGATTGAACATGTATAACTCGTAACGTCGTATTTGTCTTGCAAAATAGTCTTAATTCATGTATATTATACTAATTTATTGGACATACAATAACTATAAAATCATATTCAAAATTATATAATGAAGACCAAAAAAGTCTTAAGAAAGGAAAAGCTGCgttttggatcggagggagtataataaCTACTAGTAGTAAATAAATAAACAACAGGAAAGACTCCTATACAGACTTTAAGCCAAAACAAGATACGGACTGCAAAGTGTAGAAGAAAACAAATCGAATCTCCCTACAAGTTGTTTAATGCGCTCCGGGTGGCCCACGGGACGGGGACACGAACCTGAAGGCGGCGCATATAAACGTAATTACCCAACCTTCCCGGGGTTCTGGACGCAACAACTCGCCCCCCCGCAAGGTTTAATCCGAAAAAACTTGGCACACCAACGAAGCAACCCCCCTCCCCGGACGCCCTCGCTTCCTTCCGTCTCCGGCGACCCCACCCCCGCCacgcgccggccggccccgcgCGGGCGCCTCGGACTCGCGCTCGCCGCGGGCGGGAGGGCGGGATGGGGCTGCTGCGGGGGTTCTCGGTGGGGGCCGTGATGAAGCGGATGTGCAAGGCGGTGCTGAAGAAGGGGCTCGGGGATCTGTTCCTCGGCGAGCTCGACCTCGACCAGCTCGACCTGCAGCTCACCCGCGGCACGCTCGAGCTCACCGACCTCGCGCTCAACGCCGACTACATCAACAGCCAGGTGCGTCACGCCTCGCCGCCCCTTCGCGATTTCGTCCCTGTCCCGTGTGGGTTTAGGGCGCCTTTTTCCGTGTTCGATCGGGCGCGGCGGAATCGGGTTTTCGGATGCGTCCCGTCGCGATTGGTTGTCCCCGCGTGCTGAGGCGAATCGAATTGTGGCGTGATGATAGACAGGTTGACTGTAGGGTGGGGTGGTGGGGGTGGGATGACCAAATCAGTTTCCTCTGATTTTGGTTGCAATTGGACACTGGGGCGACGTGTATAGGCTCGGTTTTATTAGAATTTCGGACAGGGTTTTGCGAATATCAGGGGCAAAGGATTGGCGGGGGAAGGCGTCGTTTTCACTAATCAGGCTGGTGAGTTTTTCGTTAGTTTAGTAGGACTATATTGGAGTGCAGTTTGCATCTGGAAGTGTACGATCAAGCTGGAGTATTAGGGTTTGGGAGAAGCAGTAGGGTGTTGGTCCCTGTCAGCAGTTCCTGCATTTGAATCATAGTAACTTTAAATATTGTCACATTGGACTGACTGGAGCATTTGCAATCATATGCTGCGCAACTGTCAGTTAGGGTATTAAGCTGGATGATAATCTTCAAGCTTCAACAGTTCAGTGTATAATCCTTTTCTACCAACCCGACACCTGATTTTTTGTGATACTTACTGCCTAGCATATACAAATCTTATGCGCATGCTCCTCCCACCACCCACTGTGAAAACTTACATTTTCAAATTCTTCTGATTCACGATGATCATAAAACTGCAAATATGAAACCGGTGTATCTGAATTTGTAGTTTGTTATATTTTGAACTGTTCAATTGGGCCCTTACTTCAGATTTTTAAAGTTAATATCCTTCTCCATTTCAGCTATCAGGATTATCTATCATGGTGAAAGAAGGATCAATAAAATCTCTGCTGGTTAAATTTCCTCTACAGTTAAAGAGTTGTGAGATCGTAGTGGAAGACTTGGAGCTTGTGCTTGCTCCATCCGTTGCTAGTGAAATTCCACCTGTAGATGCTGAATGCTCTGTTTCTGGTAATAGTAGCTCCAGACAGACATCAGTCAACACCAAAAGAAATGAATCTGAGAAGCACTGTTCTACATCTGCATCTCGAGATGTGGATGAGGGTGTCAAGAGAATAGCCAATGCTGTCAAGTGGTTTCTTACAAACTTCAAAATCAAGTTTAAAAATACATATGTTGTATTTGATCCTCAGACCATTTTGGATAACAAGATCTCAGAATTTAATCGATCACTAGTTTTCCGGGTTAAAGAGATAGAATTTGGAACTAATCTTTCAACAGATGGTCTTGTCAAGCTGAATAATTTCGTAACGTTCCATGAGGCGGTGATCGAGTTCTTGAAAATGGATGATGTTGATGTACTTCTTCAGAATGATTTGGATAAGGCAACAGCTGACATCTCATCAGGTCATAGTACTACCTCGGTCTTGACAGGTCCTATTGGTGGATTCTCAGGGACATTGAACTTAAGCATCCCGTGGAGTAATGGATGCTTGAACCTTAAGAAAATCGACGCGGATGTATCTGTTGATTCATTAGAATTGCTGTTACAAATCAGCAGTATCCAGTGGTTCATGGATGTGTGGGATTCTCTCCATAGAAATCAAGCACGTGAACAGATTCGTCCCCATAATACGGCAGATATGTCCTTGAGCACCTCCAGATCTGCCTTAAGCACTTTGAAATCAGGTTCAGACTCAGTGATGATCCGGAGGGAAGACACAGACCAGATTGCACTTTCACAAAACAGGCAAGACAAATATCAGGATTCTTTCCTAACTAAGGCACATGTTATTCAAGACTGGATTCCGGAGCTCGTTGTCCACGAGGATCAAGGTGACCCTGATTCAGATTGTGACGAAAGGTTTGTTTCTTTCCTAATGACATTCGTTGCACCCGTGTTTCCATCAGCTTCCAGTTTACTTACTTCACATGATTAATGATTAATCCCTTaaagaagtactccctccgtcccaaaataagtgtctcaactttgtactaactttactACAAAATTGTACTAAggttaagacacttattttgggacggagggagtatatgtttgACATAGCTGTTATGAGATCATTGTAGAAAAGATTAAAATATGTTGTTGCTATGTCATATTGCATCCATTTCTTTGGCTTATGAATGATCGACCAGATGTATGATTTTACATATAATTTTTGGTCATCAATTTGAACTATAATGTGCATGCTTTGGGAGTTACAGTTAATAGTGGTCATTGCAGTATGCACTTGTTGCTCCTGTCCTGTCCTTTACTTCAGCTGTCTTTTAGATGTTCCGTTGTCTTATAGTTGCAACTTACGAGTATCACTGCCCATTGGGCTAGAGAATAGTTCTCTGCAATTGGTATGTTGCCTGGGGTTTCGGTGACCAAATATAACTCTTCATTGACTAGCATATTTTTTCCTTTGCTTTGTCTTTATTTACGTTGTTATCCTGTAAGACAGTAAGAGTCTATCTCTTGCTACGTGTGTTTGCATTTACATTTATTAAGAGAAGCAGGTCATTTGAGCCAAAGAAGAAAGCAAGATTTGGACTAGCCTAAGTGGATTACTGATTCGTTCTTATCTTTGACAGCATTGATCAGTTCTTTGAATGTTTTGAAGAACTGAGGAACTCCCAGACTAATTTAGGAAATAGCGGCATATGGGACTGGACGTGTTCAGTATTCAACGCAATTACTTTTGCATCCACTTTAGCTTCTGGATCAGATCAAGTTCCTAAAGGTATATAATGCTTATTTTGTTATGGATTTATGCTTCATATTTAATTTGTTTGTGTTGTATGAACAGTGGAATGGCAATAAACGCGATAACATTGACTTCCATAATCGAGTTTTTCTTATGACACACTTTCTTGCGGATTCAGGGCATagtttgtactccctccgtaaagaaatataaaagcgtttagatcactaaagtagtgatctaaactaaacgctcttatatttatttacagagggagtactttgtagcctaaggttgccacaccTAACCTTAGTCGTGCCACAAACACCTTATGCATGTGTTGGTTCATAGCCATGCTTTTTAGCCATATGGTCCACATGCCATAGGCTCGGTTTTTTGCCAAATCACCACACATGTGATGGCCATTTCGTTCGCCACACTTTTTGTGGCAGCCACATTTCCCTTggttagttgtggcaaagttagtcatgaaccAAACCTGCCCTCATTTATCTTGAATATAACTTGGCTCACTCTGAATGCCATCCATGCTAAGTTCATAGTGTTTCACACTTGTAAGGAAAAATATTACACCGACTGTTAGTCAGCATGCAAATGAAACATCCTGGTAAAAAACATGGATACATTATGTTGACTTGTGAATAGCAGCAGACGTATATGATGCCCTAAGAGCATTCCATGCTGGTATCCACACCTATGAGTTCCACCACAGGCGTGAGTTTGTATAATAGCTTCTATCCATTCTCTTGCCATGGCTATAAGCTATAGCATTGTGAGCATGTAAAACACCATCGAATTTGTTCCAGTATTGAATCGAACCAAGTGGCTGTAACGTGTTATTTCTTTTTTTCCAGTTAATTATCGTCTGATCTTCTAAATCTCAGGACTTGCTTTCCTCTTCATTTTAACAGAACCGCCGATTGAGAAAACGTTACGGGCTTCCATCGCTGAGATATCTGTTATTCTCTTGTTCAGTGATGAAATGGATACTGGCGATTCCAGTGTTCCTGTCAGTCTCGTCAATGATATGAGAAATTCCGAAATGTTCTCGAGCTGCCTTTCCTCCCCCCCGCAGTTTGAACAATCGATGATGTATCCTGCTACTGCTTCCAGCTTAAATATGCATCATCTTGAAGCCAAGTGTCAGAACATTCATCTTGAACTCGAGGTATTGTTTTCCTCTGCAGCACTTGTTCTGAGTTCATGCATTGGTGAAGTCTTATAGCTTGATACTGATCTTTTTTCTTCTGATGTCTGCAGACATATCCCAAAAAATTAGGGTTCAAGGCATTGATTGCCCACATGAAGCTTGACGAATACTACAGTACTAACCATGATTCAAATCACTCACACTTTGGCACTGCTTTCTTAAATAATAATTTCTGTAGAGAAGTTCAAGCTGCTCTCCCTCAATTTCCATTTGCTGCTCAAGATTATTGGGTGGAAACAGTTGGAAGCTCTTCCCGCCGTTCAGAAAAATTCATTAAGGTTGA
This sequence is a window from Aegilops tauschii subsp. strangulata cultivar AL8/78 chromosome 7, Aet v6.0, whole genome shotgun sequence. Protein-coding genes within it:
- the LOC109746261 gene encoding SUPPRESSOR OF GAMMA RESPONSE 1, whose protein sequence is MTGTSWLIDSQRIASKIKNVSGSRDLSKQKWLSNPTKECPNCSHSIDNSDVVHQWPGLPKGVKFDPSDQELLGHLLAKHDRAGSQPHPFIDEFIPTVEEADGICYTHPQKLPGVKQDGSVSHFFHRTFKAYNTGTRKRRKINTSDLADVRWHKTGKTKPVMVDGQHLGCKKIMVLYMSTVKGGKPKKTNWVMHQYHLGTGEDEQNGEYVVSKLFFQQQNGQKSALELTNTDVMETTVAEADLTDLPEPTAEEEDERISSISNQEFLLNNEYNADEEALHSHEHNTYQENGDCEIKMEEKAADENAVYPSSEKPEDGDNPPSQDPNLWEGDSQFLLDSQQLAENLAICDEFLQSQTSCGDGDEPGSIKPRLAVYAQLPVEDLKKDLQEYKDLGPSDNANLEPENNAELRLSQLEFSQDSYTIGIFTGQAAD